One segment of Podospora pseudopauciseta strain CBS 411.78 chromosome 5 map unlocalized CBS411.78m_5.2, whole genome shotgun sequence DNA contains the following:
- the LRO1 gene encoding phospholipid:diacylglycerol acyltransferase (COG:I; EggNog:ENOG503NUWI; BUSCO:EOG092610KH), which yields MASTLRRRVFGNGNDTPTEPSPAQTPRNQSPVRPGEKVKVVHKRKETRKRKTTGIFFLGSLFGIIAAGFFAKSNDLIGFEFPELGDLSMDNLFEILPAGFVKDMRELVNGERDFLESYDAFSVGLKVRSEGLSSHHPMVLIPGVISTGLESWGTSNESLPYFRKRLWGSWSMMRALVMDKENWKRHIMLDHTTGLDPPGIKLRAAQGFDATDFFITGYWIWNKIIENLASLGYDPTNSFTAAYDWRLAYPNLEKRDQYFSRLKAHIEMAVKLDNKKVVLTSHSMGSQVVFYFFHWVASEQGGRGGDDWVERHVDSWINVSGCMLGAVKDVAAILSGEMRDTAQLNAFAVYGLEKFLSKEERAEIFRAMPGMSSMLPMGGNAIWGDLDGAPDDQPGQAVSFGSFLNFRTKQNWTIPKTNFTVDDAMQYLYDTTDDWYRDSVKRSYSQGVAHTMKEVTANELDPRKWINPLETRLPLAPSLKVYCFYGVGKPTERAYYYRSSELGALTNLNMTIDTALIQGDVDHGVVMGEGDGTVNLMSTGYMCNKGWNMKRYNPAGAKVTVVEMPHEPERFNPRGGPNTADHVDILGRSNLNELILRIAAGRGGEIQDYVVSNIREYAERAKIYEEE from the exons ATGGCCAGCACTCTGCGGCGACGAGTGttcggcaacggcaacgacaCACCTACCGAACCTTCACCCGCACAGACACCTCGCAACCAAAGCCCCGTCAGACCCGGCGAGAAAGTCAAGGTCGTCCACAAACGAAAGGAAACACGAAAGAGGAAGACAACGGGTATTTTCTTTCTCGGGAGTTTGTTTGGTATCATTGCGGCCGGTTTCTTTGCAAAAAGCAATGACCTTATCGGTTTCGAGTTCCCCGAGCTCGGGGACTTGAGTATGGACAACTTGTTCGAGATTCTTCCTGCAGGTTTTGTCAAGGATATGCGCgagctggtg AATGGCGAACGCGATTTTCTCGAAAGCTACGATGCCTTCTCTGTAGGCCTCAAGGTTCGCTCCGAAGGCCTATCTTCACACCATCCAATGGTTCTAATTCCCGGTGTTATTTCGACTGGTCTCGAGTCCTGGGGAACGTCTAATGAATCGCTACCTTATTTTCGGAAACGGCTTTGGGGCAGTTGGAGCATGATGAGGGCATTGGTCATGGACAAGGAGAATTGGAAGAGGCACATCATGTTGGACCATACAACTGGGCTGGACCCACCGGGGATCAAACTGAGGGCGGCACAAGGCTTCGACGCGACTGACTTCTTTATTACCGGGTACTGGATTTGGAACAAGATCATCGAAAACCTAGCGTCCTTGGGTTATGACCCGACCAACTCGTTCACGGCAGCGTACGACTGGCGGCTAGCGTACCCGAACTTGGAGAAGAGAGACCAGTACTTCTCTAGACTGAAAGCCCATATTGAGATGGCTGTCAAGCTGGATAACAAGAAGGTTGTCCTCACATCACACAGCATGGGCAGCCAAGTGGTCTTCTACTTTTTCCACTGGGTAGCCTCTGAGCAGGGTGGCAGAGGTGGTGACGACTGGGTGGAGAGACATGTTGACTCATGGATCAACGTCAGTGGATGCATGCTTGGGGCCGTCAAGGATGTCGCAGCGATATTATCGGGCGAGATGCGTGACACGGCGCAACTGAATGCTTTCGCAGTGTATGGACTGGAGAAGTTTCTTAGCAAAGAGGAGAGAGCCGAGATATTCCGTGCCATGCCTGGCATGTCCTCAATGTTGCCAATGGGAGGCAATGCCATTTGGGGAGATCTTGATGGGGCACCTGATGACCAGCCCGGTCAAGCAGTGAGCTTTGGTTCATTCCTCAACTTTCGAACCAAACAGAACTGGACGATACCAAAGACAAACTTTACGGTGGATGATGCAATGCAATACCTATACGACACGACTGATGATTGGTATCGGGATTCGGTCAAAAGAAGTTATTCCCAGGGCGTGGCACACACTATGAAGGAGGTCACAGCCAACGAACTTGATCCCAGGAAATGGATCAACCCTCTGGAAACTCGTCTGCCTCTCGCCCCTAGCCTCAAGGTGTACTGTTTCTATGGCGTAGGGAAGCCCACCGAACGGGCCTACTACTACCGCTCTTCCGAGCTTGGAGCTCTCACTAACTTGAACATGACCATTGACACTGCCCTCATCCAAGGCGATGTCGATCACGGCGTTGTCATGGGTGAAGGAGATGGGACAGTAAACCTGATGAGTACCGGGTATATGTGCAATAAGGGGTGGAATATGAAGCGGTACAACCCAGCTGGTGCGAAAGTGACTGTGGTGGAGATGCCACACGAACCTGAAAGGTTCAATCCTCGTGGCGGACCCAATACGGCGGATCACGTTGACATTTTGGGGAGGTCCAACCTCAACGAGCTCATCCTGAGAATTGCGGCTGGCAGGGGGGGGGAAATTCAGGATTATGTGGTCAGCAACATCCGAGAGTATGCGGAACGGGCCAAAATATACGAGGAAGAATAG
- the LDB17 gene encoding pre-rRNA processing (BUSCO:EOG09264MGU; EggNog:ENOG503NXI3; COG:T; COG:Z), which produces MADVQGTWTAENEQQFWAALNQILSAPCDSYELLDNALRSWLDLVSKARDEYLDDEDEIANCSEQLIHSPLFSANKDYVRTQIIYSLLQEDEYAPLHVIANFLLSDGRAEEETFRQMIKEGCFVRLLELIKGCGGKDSRLHRLLLQLMYEMSRIERLRDEDLMQIDDGFVTYLFQLIEALADDANDPYHYSVIRVLLVLNEQYMVAATSTATEPSSISPTTNRVIKLLGVHGDSYRTFGENIILLLNRETETSQQLLILKLLYLLFTTSATYEYFYTNDLHVLLDVIIRNLLDLPSEMDILRHTYLRVLAPLLAYTQLSKPPHYKRGQILSLIDILRGTGNAHFMPPEPTTIRLLDRVASTPWLAEEEPESPSLSPIGSLSLSQTGSAVSVIAKVSEKPGVKTPSRKSDMAAQAKGKSEHGGSPPRPPPPRTLRAQKSLPEVPRHKHGVPVVHPPVPVPHLHVNGAGQKKMPPKLPPPRRRAKIIAAVGAEVRTPSETPSPIGPAPVS; this is translated from the exons ATGGCCGATGTCCAAGGCACTTGGACTGCTGAGAATGAGCAGCAATTCTGGGCAG CCTTGAATCAGATCCTCTCTGCACCATGCGATTCTTACGAGCTTCTCGATAACGCCTTGCGCTCATGGCTTGATTTGGTTTCCAAAGCCCGGGACGAAtacctcgacgacgaggacgagattGCGAATTGTTCCGAGCAGTTAATACACAGCCCGCTGTTTTCTGCCAATAAGGACTATGTGCGAACCCAAATCATATACAGTCTGCTTCAGGAGGATGAGTATGCGCCGCTCCACGTTATTGCCAACTTTCTCCTGTCCGACGGCcgcgccgaggaggagacaTTCCGACAAATGATCAAGGAAGGGTGCTTTGTGCGGTTGCTGGAGTTGATCAAGGGGTGTGGGGGAAAGGATTCCCGATTACATCGGCTTCTGTTACAGCTGATGTATGAGATGTCCCGCATTGAACGGCTACGGGACGAGGATTTGATGCAAATTGACGATGGCTTCGTCACGTATCTCTTCCAACTCATCGAAGCCCTAGCCGATGACGCCAATGATCCTTACCACTATTCTGTTATTCGGGTTTTG CTGGTGTTGAATGAACAGTACATGGTGGCAGCGACATCGACAGCGACAGAACCATCATCCATCTCGCCCACCACCAATCGCGTCATCAAACTTCTTGGCGTTCATGGAGATTCCTATCGAACCTTTGGAGAGAATATCATACTGCTTCTCAACCGGGAAACAGAGACCTCTCAGCAGCTGCTCATTCTCAAACTGCTGTACCTGCTTTTTACCACATCTGCAACGTACGAGTATTTTTACACAAATGATCTCCATGTGCTGCTGGATGTCATCATACGGAACTTGCTTGATTTGCCGAGCGAGATGGACATTTTGAGACACACTTACTTGAGGGTACTTGCCCCTTTGCTCGCTTATACCCAACTCAGCAAACCGCCTCATTACAAAAGGGGTCAGATTCTCAGTCTCATCGACATCCTGCGAGGCACCGGCAATGCGCACTTTATGCCTCCCGAACCGACAACAATACGCCTGCTCGACAGAGTAGCCAGCACCCCATGGCTGGCTGAAGAAGAGCCGGAATCTCCGTCACTCAGTCCAATCGGCAGCCTCTCGCTGTCACAAACCGGTAGTGCCGTGAGTGTTATCGCCAAAGTGTCCGAGAAACCCGGAGTGAAGACACCTAGTCGCAAGTCGGATATGGCAGCGCAGGCCAAGGGCAAATCCGAGCATGGAGGCAGCCCACCCAGACCGCCGCCACCTAGGACTCTGAGGGCGCAGAAATCACTACCAGAAGTGCCCCGACATAAGCACGGGGTTCCTGTCGTTCATCCACCGGTGCCTGTACCTCACTTGCACGTCAATGGGGCTGGTCAGAAAAAGATGCCACCGAAACTCCCGCCACCACGAAGGAGGGCCAAAATTATAGCCGCAGTTGGCGCTGAGGTTCGGACGCCGTCCGAAACGCCATCACCGATTGGCCCTGCACCGGTTTCTTGA
- a CDS encoding uncharacterized protein (COG:O; EggNog:ENOG503NUE2) has protein sequence MFGSRTASSAMSILQKTYDESYLTCSTAVYYESQGNEDEAMRCWRQALEQLYDPHANRILPNFNPRSETEKALVESLRQLELQCKERIDLLEALRLSRLSAPQHDSLSSSSRPSKSSSDSHDGGIPGQQDGGWIGNGTIPAVNYTDLSRPNTLRRLSSQNRTSSSEQAVASSRGPQHGSMPPPLSARKPLPSTASIPSPERKPSRTSSSERHTMRTTLRTGTRDKTPKATLRRQPPNSSEVPVPSKAATLAWGTLGQRESLDQPSGSSPISRPAPNTPTVPEQSRRSLELSKRLWDSNSRRLVTPRTRSPNKDTDSAPATDPRRSGEYPFPRASSISISAASTALNALALKESSDRRSPEREHITRLRTAPPETPRSRAQRDILNNDSNMSEGLPDKSLTKETSLDSATVSRRSAGASLSAARIKSTPTRSGNKRKTPQLGHNNDRARPRRSSSPVLSESSSSSFETPARRPSGQHKRSTVERQREASLIVDSIIQPSESSEDDEPTKEVKSWKKRKAELLKKLPPGVDEHAAKQILNEIVIQGDEVHWSDIAGLEIAKNALRETVVYPFLRPDLFMGLREPARGMLLFGPPGTGKTMLARAVATESKSTFFSISASSLTSKYLGESEKLVRALFSLAKVLAPSIIFVDEIDSLLSQRSGSGEHEATRRIKTEFLIQWSDLQRAAAGREVCERDKERGDANRVLVLAATNLPWAIDEAARRRFVRRQYIPLPEAETRAVQLKTLLKQQTHTLSDEDINTLVAMTDGFSGSDITALAKDAAMGPLRSLGDALLHMTENDIRPIGLSDFIASLATIRPSVSKAGLKEYEDWAREFGERGG, from the exons GGcaacgaggacgaggctATGCGATGTTGGCGACAGGCCCTAGAACAACTATATGACCCTCACGCGAACAGAATACTCCCCAATTTCAACCCTCGCTCCGAGACGGAGAAGGCGCTGGTGGAGAGTCTTCGTCAGTTGGAACTGCAGTGTAAGGAGCGGATTGACCTCCTCGAAGCCCTTCGTCTTTCTCGTCTGTCGGCCCCTCAGCATGACTCGCTGTCTTCCAGCAGCAGGCCCAGCAAATCATCATCCGACTCCCATGATGGCGGGATACCTGGGCAACAGGACGGAGGTTGGATCGGGAATGGTACCATCCCTGCCGTTAACTACACCGACTTATCGCGACCAAATACTTTGAGGCGACTTTCTTCACAAAACAGgacatcctcctcagaaCAGGCTGTTGCAAGCAGCCGCGGACCACAACACGGAAGCATGCCGCCACCCCTCTCTGCTCGAAAGCCGCTGCCATCGACAGCCTCGATACCGTCGCCCGAAAGAAAGCCCTCGAGAACGTCTAGCTCTGAACGACACACAATGCGCACCACGCTACGTACGGGCACAAGGGACAAGACACCGAAAGCGACACTGCGACGACAGCCACCAAACTCATCAGAGGTCCCAGTACCAAGCAAGGCGGCCACCCTAGCCTGGGGCACCTTGGGCCAACGAGAGAGCCTGGACCAGCCATCAGGAAGCAGCCCCATTTCACGTCCAGCTCCGAACACTCCTACTGTCCCTGAACAGTCACGCAGGAGCCTTGAGCTATCCAAACGGCTTTGGGACAGCAACTCAAGAAGACTGGTGACGCCTCGAACGAGGAGTCCGAACAAAGACACCGATAGTGCGCCTGCCACAGACCCGCGGCGCTCTGGAGAGTACCCCTTTCCACGAGCGTCATCGATTTCAATCAGTGCAGCTTCAACCGCTCTGAACGCTTTGGCTCTCAAGGAAAGTAGTGATCGTCGTTCGCCGGAAAGAGAGCATATCACGAGGCTGCGGACCGCGCCGCCTGAAACTCCGCGAAGTAGGGCGCAGAGGGACATTTTGAACAATGACTCCAATATGAGCGAAGGATTACCGGATAAATCGCTAACTAAGGAAACATCGCTTGATTCCGCTACCGTCTCTCGCAGGTCTGCGGGTGCTTCACTCTCAGCGGCGCGAATTAAGTCCACGCCAACTAGATCTGGTAACAAGAGGAAAACCCCACAGTTGGGGCACAACAATGATAGGGCTCGACCAAGGAGAAGCTCCTCACCTGTGCTATCCGAgagctcttcttcttcgttcGAAACCCCTGCCCGGCGACCCTCTGGACAACACAAGCGTTCGACAGTGGAGCGACAGAGAGAAGCTTCACTTATCGTGGACTCGATCATTCAGCCATCGGAAAGCTCCGAAGACGACGAGCCCACCAAGGAAGTCAAGTCATGGAAAAAGCGCAAGGCGGAGCTCCTCAAGAAACTGCCGCCTGGGGTGGATGAACACGCCGCAAAGCAGATTCTCAACGAGATCGTCATCCAAGGGGACGAGGTACACTGGAGCGACATTGCGGGGCTCGAAATAGCCAAAAATGCTCTTCGTGAGACTGTTGTTTATCCGTTTTTGCGGCCGGATTTATTTATGGGGCTGCGTGAACCGGCGAGAGGAATGCTCTTGTTTGGGCCTCCTGGTACCGGAAAGACGATGCTGGCGAGAGCCGTGGCCACTGAGAGCAAGtcaaccttcttctccatatCCGCCAGCAGCCTGACCAGTAAATATCTGGGGGAATCCGAGAAGCTCGTCAGGGCGCTCTTCAGTTTGGCAAAGGTACTGGCACCGAGCATCATTTTCGTGGATGAAATCGACTCGCTTCTCTCGCAGCGATCAGGTTCAGGTGAGCATGAGGCCACAAGACGAATCAAGACGGAATTCTTGATTCAGTGGAGTGATCTCCAGCGTGCGGCTGCGGGAAGGGAGGTTTGCGAACGAGACAAGGAAAGAGGTGATGCAAATAGAGTGCTGGTTCTGGCTGCAACCAATCTGCCATGGGCAATTGACGAGGCAGCGAGACGACGGTTTGTCAGGCGGCAGTATATACCACTGCCTGAGGCGGAAACGCGGGCGGTGCAGCTGAAGACGCTGCTGAAACAGCAGACACACACACTGAGTGATGAAGACATCAACACATTAGTTGCGATGACAGACG GCTTCTCGGGCTCGGATATCACAGCATTGGCAAAAGATGCTGCGATGGGCCCTCTCAGATCTCTTGGAGACGCTTTACTGCACATGACAGAGAATGATATACGGCCAATTGGACTGTCCGATTTTATTGCCAGCTTGGCCACTATCAGACCAAGTGTGAGCAAAGCGGGCCTAAAGGAATACGAAGACTGGGCGAGGGAGTTTGGAGAGCGTGGTGGATGA
- a CDS encoding uncharacterized protein (EggNog:ENOG503P6V8; COG:J), whose product MASSSIAKNLAQLNSMREIHGVVVTAGLIDKTVKVRVGGLKWNNFLKKHFDDPKTYLVHDPANSLRQGDVVAISPGWRTSKSKRHVVKHIIAPGAGLPISARPPIPSAEELVRQRVVKKEAKEARKSLKDVAEKTERSLQFVKAEAAEVEKELKTLTLILELRTKKKYGWLSKQTQ is encoded by the exons ATGGCCTCCTCTTCAATAGCCAAGAACCTCGCCCAGCTGAACTCCATGCGGGAGATTCACGGCGTAGTCGTCACCGCAGGGCTGATCGACAAGACGGTCAAAGTGCGCGTGGGAGGGCTAAAGTGGAACAACTTCCTCAAGAAG cacttTGACGACCCGAAAACTTATCTCGTCCACGACCCCGCCAACTCCCTCCGCCAGGGCGACGTCGTCGCCATCAGCCCCGGCTGGCGCACCTCCAAGTCCAAGCGCCACGTAGTCAAGCACATCATTGCCCCCGGCGCCGGCCTCCCCATCTCGGCCCgccccccaatcccctccGCCGAAGAGCTCGTGAGGCAAAGGGTGGTCAAGAAAGAAGCaaaggaggcgaggaagagccTGAAGGACGTCGCCGAAAAGACAGAGAGGTCTCTGCAGTTTGTAAAGGCGGAAGCTgccgaggtggagaaggagctgaaGACGCTGACGTTGATCCTCGAgttgaggacgaagaagaagtacGGGTGGTTGTCCAAGCAAACGCAatga